Proteins encoded in a region of the Bradyrhizobium sp. CB3481 genome:
- a CDS encoding GGDEF domain-containing protein — MSFDTSTLYLFATMVAGMLGAMLVLFGKQENILALKWWGAAYLLGSASVAVWTIGGAKLGEPLLLALHAIGFMACGMVWNASRVFHGREPNLPGLLLGAVVWVGIVLTVPTLNPAMRLIVGALIVAVYAALTASELWSERRRTMQKRWPTIAVPVMHGCVLALPILLGSLLRPHDETFASSVWVTAFSIELILYAIGTVFVIFMLVSDRAVTVHKTAASVDPLSGMLNRRGFTEACNQVIEREAAAGRPVTVMIFDIDHFKGINDRFGHPAGDEILKLFSTVVIGNLRISDLSGRIGGEEFAALLACPLEEGVIVAERVREAFEASNIVCEEGPVVTTVSIGVAGGPAGTELEVLLAAADTALYQAKRSGRNRVEAAEELPLSVANWRRNRAGSAASRRPATA; from the coding sequence ATGTCGTTCGATACTTCGACGTTATATTTGTTTGCCACGATGGTTGCAGGCATGCTGGGGGCCATGCTGGTGCTGTTCGGCAAGCAGGAAAACATCTTGGCTTTGAAGTGGTGGGGAGCGGCCTATCTGCTTGGTTCGGCCTCGGTGGCGGTTTGGACCATCGGCGGCGCCAAGCTCGGCGAGCCGCTGCTGCTGGCGCTGCATGCCATCGGGTTCATGGCCTGCGGCATGGTCTGGAACGCCTCGCGTGTGTTCCACGGCCGCGAGCCGAATCTGCCGGGGCTGTTGCTGGGCGCGGTCGTCTGGGTCGGCATTGTGCTGACCGTGCCAACCTTGAATCCGGCGATGCGGCTGATCGTCGGGGCCTTGATCGTCGCTGTCTATGCCGCCCTGACGGCTTCCGAATTGTGGAGCGAGCGGCGACGCACGATGCAGAAGCGCTGGCCGACGATTGCCGTGCCGGTGATGCATGGTTGCGTGCTCGCGCTGCCGATCCTGCTCGGCAGTCTTCTTCGTCCGCATGACGAGACCTTCGCCAGCAGCGTCTGGGTGACGGCGTTCTCGATCGAACTGATCCTCTACGCGATCGGCACCGTGTTCGTGATCTTCATGCTGGTGTCGGACCGCGCCGTCACGGTGCACAAGACTGCGGCTTCGGTCGATCCTCTGAGTGGCATGCTGAACCGCCGCGGGTTTACGGAAGCCTGCAACCAGGTGATCGAACGCGAGGCCGCCGCGGGGCGGCCGGTAACCGTGATGATCTTCGACATCGATCACTTCAAGGGCATCAACGACCGCTTCGGCCATCCCGCCGGCGACGAGATCCTCAAGCTGTTCTCCACCGTGGTGATCGGCAATCTGCGCATCAGCGATCTCTCCGGACGCATTGGCGGCGAGGAATTCGCGGCGCTGCTGGCGTGTCCGCTGGAGGAGGGCGTGATCGTGGCCGAGCGGGTGCGCGAGGCGTTCGAAGCCTCCAACATCGTTTGCGAGGAAGGCCCTGTTGTCACCACCGTCAGCATCGGCGTCGCCGGCGGGCCGGCAGGCACCGAGCTCGAAGTGTTGCTGGCGGCGGCCGATACCGCACTCTACCAGGCCAAGCGTAGCGGCCGAAACCGGGTCGAGGCCGCGGAAGAGCTGCCGCTCTCGGTGGCCAACTGGCGACGCAATCGCGCCGGCAGTGCAGCGTCGCGACGTCCGGCGACGGCTTGA
- a CDS encoding COX15/CtaA family protein: MTASSAQQTTHAAAVRWWLIVVAALIAVMVLVGGATRLTESGLSIVEWKPVTGTLPPLTEAQWVQAFEGYKAIPQYRELNAGMSLSEFKTIFWWEWSHRLLGRVIGVAYLLPFLYFLWRGAFGAELKKRLWLIFGLGALQGAVGWWMVASGLSQRTEVSQYRLATHLVLALIIFASIVWTLRRMRARPQPLVPARLKVTGVALLVLTFVQIYFGALVAGLRAGRVYNTWPEIDGAFIPSAARLWFEEPWWRNLFDNTLTVQFEHRMTAYALLVLAILHAIDATRSRAGAVVSGAWWLVAAIVLQAALGILTLLHQVPIDLALAHQAVAIVVLTLAVLQAERLVARRAQHDPQKLGAPLGQPG; encoded by the coding sequence ATGACCGCCAGTTCCGCACAACAGACCACGCATGCCGCCGCGGTCAGGTGGTGGCTGATCGTGGTCGCCGCGCTGATTGCGGTCATGGTGCTGGTCGGGGGCGCCACGCGATTGACCGAGTCCGGACTGTCGATCGTGGAGTGGAAGCCGGTGACCGGCACGCTGCCGCCGCTGACCGAGGCGCAATGGGTACAGGCCTTCGAGGGCTACAAGGCCATCCCGCAATACCGCGAGCTCAATGCCGGCATGAGCCTTTCGGAGTTCAAGACCATTTTCTGGTGGGAATGGAGCCACCGTCTGCTCGGACGCGTGATCGGCGTCGCCTACCTGCTGCCGTTCCTCTATTTCCTGTGGCGCGGCGCTTTTGGTGCCGAGCTGAAGAAGCGGCTGTGGTTGATCTTTGGCCTCGGCGCGCTGCAGGGCGCCGTCGGCTGGTGGATGGTCGCCTCGGGCCTCAGCCAGCGCACCGAAGTGTCGCAGTATCGGCTGGCGACGCACCTGGTGCTGGCGCTGATCATTTTTGCCTCGATCGTCTGGACGCTGCGGCGGATGCGCGCGCGGCCGCAGCCGCTGGTTCCTGCGCGACTGAAGGTCACCGGGGTGGCATTGCTCGTCTTGACGTTCGTCCAGATCTATTTCGGCGCGCTGGTCGCGGGCCTGCGGGCGGGCAGGGTGTACAACACCTGGCCCGAGATCGACGGCGCTTTCATTCCATCGGCGGCGCGGCTGTGGTTCGAGGAGCCGTGGTGGCGCAATCTGTTCGACAATACGCTCACGGTGCAGTTCGAGCACCGCATGACCGCCTATGCGCTGCTGGTGCTGGCGATCCTGCACGCGATTGACGCAACCCGATCGCGCGCCGGCGCGGTCGTATCAGGTGCATGGTGGCTGGTGGCGGCCATCGTGCTACAGGCCGCGCTCGGCATCCTCACGCTGCTACATCAGGTGCCGATCGACCTCGCGCTGGCGCATCAGGCCGTCGCGATCGTCGTTCTGACGCTGGCCGTGCTGCAGGCCGAACGCTTGGTTGCGCGGCGTGCGCAGCATGACCCGCAGAAGTTGGGTGCGCCGCTCGGGCAGCCCGGCTGA
- a CDS encoding CoA-binding protein — translation MNHDNYDDNYIRGILNSVKSIAMVGASPVNVRPSYFAFKYLAQRGYDMIPVNPGHVGKSLLDKPFVASLSEIGRPIDMIDIFRSSAHIMPVVDEALTLSPLPKVIWMQLGARDDAAAAKAEAAGIKVVMNRCPKIEYGRLSSEISWMGVNSRTLSSKRAPIPTQGMRLSLNRMSVGGGATTASDRAAKNKNELT, via the coding sequence ATGAACCACGACAATTACGACGACAACTACATCCGCGGCATCCTCAACTCCGTGAAGTCAATCGCGATGGTCGGCGCCTCGCCGGTCAACGTGCGGCCGAGCTACTTCGCCTTCAAATATCTGGCGCAGCGCGGCTACGACATGATTCCGGTCAATCCCGGCCATGTCGGCAAGAGCCTGCTCGACAAGCCGTTCGTCGCTTCGCTCTCGGAGATCGGCCGCCCCATCGACATGATCGACATCTTCCGCAGCTCCGCGCATATCATGCCCGTTGTCGACGAAGCGCTGACCTTGTCGCCGCTGCCCAAGGTGATCTGGATGCAGCTCGGCGCCCGTGACGACGCGGCCGCCGCCAAGGCCGAGGCCGCCGGAATCAAGGTCGTGATGAACCGCTGCCCGAAGATCGAATATGGCCGGCTGTCATCGGAAATTTCCTGGATGGGAGTCAATTCGCGCACGCTGAGCTCAAAGCGCGCACCGATCCCGACGCAGGGCATGCGCCTGTCGCTGAACCGGATGAGCGTCGGCGGCGGCGCCACCACGGCATCGGACCGCGCCGCAAAGAACAAAAACGAGCTGACGTGA
- the nadA gene encoding quinolinate synthase NadA yields MANLSSAALARTAPLYDKVKRVIPPPEWAVFAEDVDAILRLKRERNAVVLAHNYQTPEIFHGVADIVGDSLLLAREATKVDADIIVLAGVHFMAETAKLLNPEKTVLIPDLRAGCSLAESITADDVRLMRQRYPGVPVVTYVNTSAAVKAESDICCTSGNALKVVESLGTERVIMLPDEYLAQNIATQTNVKIIAWKGHCEVHELFTASDVRQLRENHPDVTILAHPECPPDVVAEADFSGSTAAMSDFVGKKRPPRVVLLTECSMSDNVAVLHPDVEFIRPCNLCPHMKRITLKNIRDALETGRNEVTIDPAIAVSARRAVERMLAI; encoded by the coding sequence ATGGCCAACCTCAGCTCCGCCGCGCTTGCGCGCACCGCCCCGCTTTACGACAAGGTCAAACGGGTCATTCCGCCACCTGAATGGGCTGTTTTCGCCGAGGATGTCGACGCGATTCTGAGGCTAAAGCGCGAGCGCAACGCGGTCGTTCTCGCGCACAACTACCAGACGCCGGAAATCTTCCATGGCGTGGCCGACATCGTCGGCGACAGCCTGCTTTTGGCGCGCGAAGCCACCAAGGTCGACGCCGATATCATCGTGCTGGCGGGCGTGCACTTCATGGCCGAGACCGCCAAGCTCTTGAACCCGGAAAAGACCGTGCTGATCCCCGATCTCAGGGCGGGCTGTTCCCTTGCCGAATCCATCACCGCCGACGACGTGCGGCTGATGCGGCAGCGTTATCCCGGCGTGCCCGTGGTCACCTATGTCAACACGTCGGCGGCGGTGAAGGCGGAATCCGACATCTGTTGCACCTCGGGCAACGCGCTCAAGGTCGTGGAGTCGCTCGGCACTGAGCGCGTCATCATGCTGCCGGACGAATATCTCGCGCAGAACATTGCCACGCAGACGAACGTCAAGATCATCGCATGGAAAGGCCATTGCGAGGTGCACGAGCTGTTCACCGCGTCCGACGTCCGGCAACTGCGCGAAAACCACCCTGACGTGACCATCCTGGCGCATCCGGAATGTCCGCCCGACGTGGTCGCGGAAGCCGACTTCTCCGGCTCGACGGCGGCGATGTCCGACTTTGTCGGAAAGAAGCGACCGCCGCGCGTCGTGCTGCTGACGGAATGCTCGATGAGCGACAATGTCGCGGTGCTGCATCCCGATGTCGAATTCATCCGGCCCTGCAATCTCTGCCCGCACATGAAGCGGATCACGCTGAAGAATATTCGCGATGCGCTGGAGACCGGTCGGAACGAGGTGACGATCGATCCCGCCATCGCGGTATCAGCCCGGCGCGCCGTCGAAAGGATGCTGGCGATATGA
- a CDS encoding enoyl-CoA hydratase, which yields MPAQTARAPTPQPPILLQENVGSIRVLTLNRPAARNSLSEGLIAELHGALKEIHGDNSVRAVVIAANGPAFSAGHDMKELTARRSDPDRGRAYFGQIMNACSAMMQAVVHLPKPVVAAVQGIATAAGCQLVASCDLAVASEAAGFATPGVDIGLFCSTPMVALSRNVPRKQAMEMLLTGEPISATTAKNIGLINRVVAAGTERDAAIALAQKVALKSAYTVKLGKEAFYRQAEMSLAEAYQYAAEVMTENMMARDAEEGIGAFIEKREPKWQDQ from the coding sequence ATGCCCGCCCAGACTGCCCGCGCACCGACACCGCAACCTCCGATCCTGCTGCAGGAAAATGTCGGCAGCATTCGCGTGCTCACCCTCAATCGCCCGGCGGCGCGCAACAGCCTGTCCGAAGGGCTGATCGCCGAGCTGCACGGCGCACTGAAGGAAATCCACGGCGACAACAGCGTCCGCGCCGTCGTCATCGCGGCGAACGGTCCGGCGTTTTCCGCCGGGCACGACATGAAGGAACTGACCGCACGCCGCAGCGATCCCGACCGCGGCCGCGCCTATTTCGGGCAGATCATGAACGCCTGCAGTGCAATGATGCAGGCGGTCGTGCATCTGCCAAAACCCGTCGTCGCCGCCGTGCAGGGCATCGCCACCGCCGCCGGCTGCCAGCTTGTGGCAAGCTGCGATCTCGCGGTCGCCTCCGAGGCCGCGGGCTTTGCTACCCCCGGTGTCGACATCGGCCTGTTCTGCTCGACACCGATGGTCGCGCTGTCGCGCAACGTCCCGCGCAAGCAGGCGATGGAGATGCTGCTGACCGGCGAGCCGATCTCGGCGACGACGGCAAAGAACATTGGTCTCATCAACCGCGTGGTGGCCGCCGGCACCGAACGTGATGCGGCGATCGCGCTGGCGCAGAAGGTCGCGCTGAAATCCGCGTACACCGTCAAGCTCGGCAAGGAAGCGTTCTATCGTCAGGCCGAAATGAGCCTCGCCGAGGCCTACCAGTATGCGGCGGAAGTGATGACCGAGAACATGATGGCGCGCGACGCCGAGGAAGGCATCGGCGCCTTCATCGAAAAGCGCGAGCCGAAATGGCAGGATCAATAG
- the rpsI gene encoding 30S ribosomal protein S9 → MSDTMQSLDQLASLKTAAPEAPKYVKKVDKYGRAYATGKRKDAVARVWIKPGAGKITVNTREVEVYFARPVLRMLIQQPLVAAARAGQYDVICTVAGGGLSGQAGAVRHGISKALTNFEPDLRGVLKKGGFLTRDSRTVERKKYGRAKARKSFQFSKR, encoded by the coding sequence ATGTCGGATACCATGCAGTCGCTCGACCAGTTGGCGTCGTTGAAGACGGCCGCTCCGGAAGCGCCGAAATACGTCAAGAAGGTCGACAAATACGGCCGCGCCTATGCCACCGGCAAGCGCAAGGACGCGGTCGCCCGCGTCTGGATCAAGCCGGGCGCCGGCAAGATCACGGTCAACACCCGCGAGGTCGAAGTCTATTTCGCCCGTCCCGTGTTGCGCATGCTGATCCAGCAGCCGCTGGTCGCCGCCGCACGCGCCGGCCAGTATGACGTCATCTGCACCGTTGCCGGTGGTGGCCTGTCGGGCCAGGCGGGTGCCGTGCGTCACGGCATCTCGAAGGCGTTGACGAATTTCGAGCCGGATCTGCGCGGCGTGCTCAAGAAGGGCGGCTTCCTGACCCGCGACTCCCGTACCGTCGAGCGTAAGAAGTACGGCCGGGCGAAAGCGCGCAAGTCGTTCCAGTTCTCGAAGCGCTAA
- a CDS encoding PaaI family thioesterase, whose translation MAEAKMSVAELEKFLREEFPQAFSDGDITIESADGETCLLRRRYDERMLRPGGTVSGPTLMAMADFAMYVVLLSAIGPVGLAVTTNLNINFLRKGLPGQDVLAAAKLLKLGKRLAIGEVNLLSGSSPDPIAHVTATYSIPNK comes from the coding sequence ATGGCAGAAGCGAAAATGAGCGTGGCTGAGCTGGAGAAGTTCCTCCGCGAGGAATTTCCGCAAGCCTTCAGCGACGGCGACATCACCATCGAGAGTGCCGACGGCGAGACCTGCCTGCTGCGCCGGCGCTATGATGAGCGGATGCTACGGCCGGGCGGCACGGTATCGGGCCCGACGCTGATGGCGATGGCCGATTTCGCGATGTATGTGGTGCTGCTTTCAGCGATCGGCCCGGTGGGGCTGGCGGTAACGACTAACCTCAACATCAATTTCCTGCGCAAAGGCCTGCCCGGACAGGACGTGCTGGCCGCGGCGAAGCTGCTCAAGCTCGGCAAGCGGCTGGCGATCGGCGAGGTCAACCTGCTGTCGGGCTCGTCGCCCGATCCGATCGCCCATGTGACGGCAACCTATTCCATTCCAAACAAATAG
- a CDS encoding O-acetylhomoserine aminocarboxypropyltransferase: MTDRLPGFSTLAVHAGAQPDPTTGARVTPIYQTTSFVFNDADHAASLFGLQAFGNIYTRIGNPTTAVLEERIAALEGGTAALAVASGHAAQVVVLQQLLMPGDEFIAARKLYGGSINQFTHAFKSFGWNVAWADPDDISSFERAVTPRTKAIFIESIANPAGSITDIEAIAEVARKAGVPLIVDNTLATPYLIKPIDHGADIVVHSLTKFLGGHGNSLGGIIVDAGTFDWSKDNKYPMLNEPRPEYHGIRIQETFGNFAFAIACRVLGLRDLGPALSPFNAFMILTGIETLPLRMQKHCENAKAVAEFLAGHPAVASVNYAGLPSDKYNKLARKYAPKGAGAVFTFSLRGGYDAGVSLVSNLKLFSHLANVGDTRSLVIHPASTTHSQLDDAAKVKSGAAPDVVRLSIGIEDKEDLIADLEQALGA; encoded by the coding sequence ATGACCGACCGTCTCCCGGGATTTTCGACCCTTGCCGTGCATGCCGGCGCGCAGCCCGATCCCACCACCGGCGCGCGGGTGACGCCGATCTATCAAACGACGTCCTTCGTCTTCAACGACGCCGACCATGCCGCCTCACTGTTCGGCCTGCAGGCGTTCGGCAACATCTATACCCGCATCGGCAATCCCACGACCGCCGTGCTGGAAGAACGCATCGCCGCGCTGGAAGGCGGCACCGCGGCGCTGGCGGTTGCCTCCGGACATGCGGCGCAGGTCGTGGTCCTTCAACAGCTATTGATGCCGGGCGACGAATTCATTGCCGCGCGAAAACTCTATGGCGGCTCGATCAACCAGTTCACGCATGCGTTCAAGAGCTTTGGCTGGAATGTGGCCTGGGCCGATCCTGATGATATCTCAAGCTTCGAGCGTGCGGTGACGCCGCGCACCAAGGCGATCTTCATCGAATCGATCGCCAACCCCGCCGGCAGCATCACCGACATCGAGGCGATCGCGGAGGTCGCCCGCAAGGCCGGTGTTCCGCTGATCGTCGACAATACGCTGGCAACGCCGTACCTGATCAAGCCAATCGACCATGGCGCCGATATCGTCGTGCACTCGCTGACGAAGTTTCTCGGCGGCCACGGCAATTCGCTCGGCGGCATCATCGTCGACGCCGGCACTTTTGACTGGTCGAAGGACAACAAATACCCGATGCTCAACGAGCCGCGGCCGGAGTATCACGGCATCCGGATCCAGGAGACCTTTGGCAATTTTGCCTTCGCGATCGCCTGCCGCGTGCTGGGCCTGCGCGACCTCGGCCCGGCACTGTCGCCGTTCAACGCCTTCATGATTCTGACCGGCATCGAGACGCTGCCGCTGCGCATGCAGAAGCACTGCGAGAACGCCAAGGCCGTCGCCGAATTCCTCGCCGGCCATCCCGCAGTGGCCTCCGTGAATTACGCCGGCCTGCCCAGCGACAAGTACAACAAGCTCGCGCGCAAATACGCGCCGAAGGGCGCCGGTGCCGTCTTCACCTTCAGCCTGCGCGGCGGCTATGACGCCGGCGTCAGCCTGGTCTCGAACCTGAAACTGTTCTCGCATCTGGCCAATGTCGGCGACACCCGCTCGCTCGTCATTCACCCGGCGTCGACCACACACAGCCAGCTCGACGACGCCGCCAAGGTGAAGTCCGGCGCCGCGCCCGACGTGGTCCGCCTGTCGATCGGCATCGAGGACAAGGAAGACCTGATCGCCGACCTGGAGCAGGCGCTGGGCGCCTGA
- the rplM gene encoding 50S ribosomal protein L13, giving the protein MKTYSAKPAEVNKKWVVIDAKGLVVGRLATLVAMRLRGKHLPTYTPHVDCGDNVIIINAAHVVLTGRKRDNKVYYKHTGFIGGIKERTAKQILEGRFPERVVEKAIERMIPRGPLGRVQMGNLRVYPGAEHPHEAQQPEKVDIASMNRKNMRAA; this is encoded by the coding sequence ATGAAAACCTATTCGGCAAAGCCCGCCGAGGTGAACAAGAAGTGGGTCGTGATCGACGCCAAGGGTCTGGTCGTCGGCCGTCTCGCCACCCTGGTCGCTATGCGCCTGCGCGGCAAGCACCTGCCCACCTACACCCCGCATGTCGATTGCGGCGACAACGTCATCATCATCAACGCGGCGCATGTCGTGCTGACCGGTCGCAAGCGCGACAACAAGGTCTACTACAAGCACACCGGCTTCATTGGCGGCATCAAGGAACGCACCGCCAAGCAGATCCTCGAGGGCCGTTTCCCCGAGCGCGTGGTCGAAAAGGCCATCGAGCGCATGATCCCGCGCGGTCCGCTCGGCCGTGTGCAGATGGGCAATCTGCGCGTCTATCCCGGCGCCGAACATCCGCATGAAGCCCAGCAGCCCGAGAAGGTTGATATCGCTTCGATGAACCGCAAGAACATGAGGGCCGCATAA
- the nadC gene encoding carboxylating nicotinate-nucleotide diphosphorylase, with protein MTLTPLLPLMYEPLVRTALLEDLGRAGDITADAIVPADRHASLVLRARQPGVVAGLDIARSAFHLVSPAIRLTAERPDGSVVAPGDVIAAIEGPARGLLTGERTALNFLCHLSGVATATASLVSAAQGTKARIVCTRKTTPGLRTLEKYAVRAGGGSNHRFGLDDAVLIKDNHIALAGGVRTAIERAKAHAGHLVKIEVEVDTLLQLEQALGIGVDAVLLDNMTVEELRQAVAMTSGRAITEASGRITAETARAIAATGVDLISAGWLTHSSAALDIGLDYLDLNRQAA; from the coding sequence GTGACACTGACCCCGCTTCTCCCCCTGATGTACGAGCCACTGGTTCGAACCGCCCTGCTCGAGGATTTGGGACGCGCCGGCGACATTACGGCGGATGCGATCGTGCCGGCCGATCGGCACGCCTCGCTGGTGCTGCGCGCGCGCCAGCCGGGCGTCGTGGCCGGGCTCGACATCGCCCGCTCGGCGTTTCATCTGGTTAGCCCTGCGATCCGCCTCACCGCCGAGCGGCCCGACGGCAGCGTCGTGGCGCCGGGAGACGTGATCGCCGCCATCGAGGGGCCGGCCCGTGGGCTGTTGACCGGCGAGCGGACGGCGTTGAACTTCCTCTGCCATCTCAGCGGCGTCGCCACCGCTACGGCCTCGCTGGTATCGGCGGCGCAAGGCACCAAGGCGCGCATCGTCTGCACCCGCAAGACCACGCCCGGGTTGCGCACGCTGGAAAAATACGCGGTCCGCGCCGGCGGCGGCAGCAATCACCGCTTCGGCCTCGACGACGCCGTGCTGATCAAGGACAACCACATTGCGCTGGCGGGTGGCGTTCGAACCGCGATCGAACGCGCCAAAGCGCATGCCGGACACCTCGTCAAGATCGAGGTCGAGGTCGACACGCTGCTGCAGCTCGAGCAGGCGCTTGGGATCGGCGTCGACGCCGTGCTGCTCGACAACATGACGGTCGAGGAACTCCGGCAGGCGGTCGCCATGACGAGCGGCCGGGCGATCACGGAGGCTTCCGGCCGCATCACGGCCGAGACCGCCAGGGCAATCGCCGCAACCGGCGTCGACCTGATTTCCGCCGGCTGGCTCACCCACAGCTCCGCCGCGCTCGATATTGGGCTCGACTATCTCGACCTCAACCGGCAGGCAGCTTAG
- a CDS encoding FTR1 family protein, whose translation MSSAFVQAAVILLREGLEAMLVIAALAGYLTKAGAAHRVQALYGGALAAVGASIIAAWLFAVLNSGEHSDILEGFIILFAAALMLYVSGWLMVKQDPRGWQEYLTHKADHALSQDTVWAVGALAFLAVFREGAETVLFINALASAEGGWSAGLFAGLVAATAGLAVLFYFINLIARKLPLRPLFIITSAFLFIMAIKFVGEAVQEFQEQAIITVTEVKGSAFLTAIGLNPSMEALSIQGLVILLVLAGYSVVQRNNRLMREDRAAMRAAE comes from the coding sequence ATGTCCTCAGCTTTCGTCCAGGCCGCCGTCATCCTGCTCCGCGAGGGGCTCGAAGCCATGCTCGTGATTGCCGCATTGGCCGGCTACCTGACCAAGGCCGGCGCGGCGCACCGCGTGCAGGCGCTGTATGGCGGCGCGCTCGCAGCCGTCGGCGCCAGCATCATCGCGGCCTGGCTGTTTGCGGTGCTGAACTCGGGCGAGCATAGCGATATCCTCGAAGGCTTCATCATCCTCTTTGCGGCCGCGCTGATGCTCTATGTCAGCGGCTGGCTGATGGTGAAGCAGGATCCGCGGGGCTGGCAGGAGTACCTTACCCACAAGGCGGATCACGCACTGTCGCAGGACACGGTGTGGGCGGTCGGTGCGCTGGCCTTCCTCGCGGTGTTCCGTGAGGGTGCCGAGACCGTGCTGTTCATCAACGCGCTGGCTTCAGCCGAAGGGGGTTGGAGCGCCGGGCTGTTCGCCGGCCTCGTGGCCGCGACTGCGGGCCTTGCCGTGCTGTTCTATTTCATCAACCTGATTGCGCGAAAGCTGCCGCTGCGGCCGCTGTTCATCATCACCTCGGCGTTCCTGTTCATCATGGCGATCAAGTTCGTCGGCGAAGCCGTGCAGGAGTTCCAGGAGCAGGCGATTATCACCGTCACCGAGGTCAAGGGTTCGGCGTTCCTGACCGCGATCGGCCTCAACCCATCCATGGAAGCGCTGTCGATCCAGGGCCTGGTGATCCTGCTCGTGCTCGCGGGCTATTCGGTAGTCCAGCGCAACAACCGCCTGATGCGCGAGGACCGGGCGGCGATGCGCGCGGCCGAGTAG
- a CDS encoding L-aspartate oxidase, which produces MSTEISTLAGRPVIIGGGAAGLMTALLMAPEPVVLLSKAPLGAEASSLWAQGGLAAAMGRDDDPALHLADTLSAGAGLCDAAVVRRIVDAAPAAVEHLARLGVAFDRRPDGGWRLGLEAAHSRNRIVHATGDGTGREIMRALISAARRCQSITLLEGVEARSLIVEDNSINGVLAVNAQGQFVIETARVVLATGGIGGLFLESTNPGGCYGQGLALAARAGAKLADLEFVQFHPTAFDGPSRPMPLVTEAVRGDGATLIDDTGQRFMADQPGAELAPRDIVARAVWRRRAEGHRVFLDARKHPGADFAKRYPVISAFCKMAGIDPATDPIPVRPAVHYHMGGIAVDVEGRSTVNGLWACGEVSRTGLHGANRLASNSLMEAIVCAQWVAESVRGAGPASVKARAASAPMPASDPSAVRTILSQGLGVLRERHGIERAIRSLYPIANGRTAATDPALVGLMIAVAAWRREESRGGHFRSDFPDALPSAEPSSISLAEALGAAREILETEPLSVGSIQP; this is translated from the coding sequence ATGAGCACGGAGATTTCAACGCTGGCGGGTCGTCCCGTCATCATCGGCGGCGGCGCGGCGGGCTTGATGACGGCGCTTTTGATGGCGCCCGAGCCGGTCGTGCTGCTGTCAAAGGCGCCGCTTGGCGCGGAAGCCTCCAGCCTGTGGGCCCAAGGCGGGCTGGCCGCGGCGATGGGCAGGGATGACGACCCTGCCCTGCATCTCGCCGACACGCTGTCGGCGGGCGCAGGGCTCTGCGACGCGGCCGTGGTTCGCCGGATCGTTGATGCGGCGCCGGCGGCCGTCGAGCACCTCGCAAGGCTTGGCGTCGCTTTCGACCGGCGGCCCGATGGCGGCTGGCGGCTGGGTCTCGAAGCTGCCCATAGCCGCAACCGCATCGTGCACGCCACCGGCGATGGCACCGGGCGCGAAATCATGCGCGCGCTGATATCAGCGGCGCGGCGCTGCCAGTCCATCACCCTGCTTGAAGGGGTCGAGGCACGGAGCCTCATCGTCGAAGACAATTCAATCAACGGCGTGCTCGCCGTAAACGCGCAAGGCCAGTTCGTGATCGAAACCGCCCGCGTCGTGCTGGCGACGGGCGGCATTGGCGGCCTGTTCCTCGAGAGCACCAATCCCGGCGGCTGCTACGGCCAGGGGCTGGCGCTGGCCGCCCGCGCGGGGGCAAAACTCGCCGACCTCGAATTCGTGCAGTTTCACCCGACCGCCTTCGACGGCCCGTCACGCCCGATGCCGCTGGTGACGGAGGCCGTGCGTGGCGACGGCGCGACACTGATCGACGATACCGGCCAGCGCTTCATGGCGGACCAGCCGGGCGCCGAGCTCGCGCCCCGCGATATTGTCGCGCGCGCGGTCTGGCGGCGCCGGGCCGAAGGACATCGCGTCTTCCTCGACGCGCGCAAACATCCGGGCGCGGATTTTGCCAAGCGCTATCCGGTGATCTCCGCCTTTTGCAAGATGGCCGGGATCGATCCCGCGACCGATCCGATCCCGGTGCGGCCGGCGGTGCACTACCACATGGGCGGGATTGCGGTGGATGTTGAGGGACGCAGCACTGTGAATGGCCTCTGGGCCTGCGGCGAAGTCAGCCGCACCGGGCTGCATGGCGCCAACCGGCTTGCCAGCAACTCGCTGATGGAAGCCATCGTCTGCGCCCAATGGGTAGCCGAGAGCGTCAGGGGCGCGGGCCCTGCTTCGGTGAAGGCGCGCGCGGCCAGTGCGCCGATGCCCGCGTCCGATCCTTCGGCGGTGCGGACGATCCTGTCGCAGGGCCTTGGCGTGCTGCGCGAGCGGCACGGCATCGAACGCGCGATCCGCAGCCTCTATCCGATCGCCAATGGCCGCACCGCGGCGACCGACCCGGCACTGGTCGGATTGATGATCGCCGTCGCCGCCTGGCGGCGCGAGGAAAGCCGCGGTGGGCATTTTCGCAGCGATTTCCCGGACGCCCTGCCCTCGGCCGAGCCGTCGTCCATTTCCCTGGCGGAAGCGCTCGGCGCTGCGCGTGAAATTCTTGAGACCGAACCTCTGTCTGTTGGGAGCATCCAGCCGTGA